One window from the genome of Leptospira levettii encodes:
- a CDS encoding methyl-accepting chemotaxis protein: MSIRQRVSLFIAGILFVGFTILTSFQIYRTITDLRLEIQENAKITSEKWSFQIQEHLNAMMGVIRGYRFALFYASPPRESMVSSLREILERNDNIFGIWLCYEPNAYEGRDAAFVGKPGHDKTGRFIPYLHHTPDGKINFEPLVDYDNPNGAGDFYLQVKKTNKAKVFGPYEYLAGGKKIQMISLVVPIYPKGKFLGAAGIDLEIGTLQEKIGDNRPFRGQGYISFISDNGTYVMYGQDKEKLGKKIQNPEHLKIYLEKLKLGEMFTIQHDGYTDYFTPFHIGKDPQFWALQVSIPDSILTEQVTKVILSSVTISLLILFVVLFFLNFVFKNLISNRLNKAIQFSSQIASGNLSTSADEINTDEIGSLLDSMNQMRNSLVSIIGDIKQTVEKLGNQSKQMASTSQNLSDISQTQASAAEESSAAVEELSASADNVGKSMEEAVLKMKEIDKSVLTLREEVQNINKEMEYLAKFASESREHALVGETAMNDSTKAMEDIGEKAERISEVLDIITEISEKTNLLALNAAIEAARAGDAGRGFAVVAEEIGKLALQTGTSVKEIGDLVISTNSAVENGNQKVTEAAQVLNLLNNRVKEFETSAKRVLNSVLLQENNAKDIAQNSNLLTNLNLQIEEAVFEQKRATEEISKTIISISNGTQDVASGSDQLTIVSAEIASQASYLSTQVEKFKLK, translated from the coding sequence ATGAGTATACGCCAGAGGGTTTCTCTTTTCATTGCTGGAATTTTATTTGTGGGTTTTACGATACTGACGTCGTTTCAAATCTACAGAACAATCACTGACCTTCGCTTAGAAATCCAAGAAAATGCAAAAATCACATCCGAAAAATGGTCCTTTCAAATCCAAGAACATTTAAATGCGATGATGGGAGTCATTCGTGGTTATCGATTTGCATTGTTTTATGCTTCTCCCCCTAGGGAATCGATGGTGAGTAGCCTTCGTGAAATTTTAGAAAGGAATGATAATATTTTTGGAATTTGGCTTTGTTATGAACCAAATGCTTATGAAGGACGGGATGCTGCTTTTGTGGGAAAACCGGGACATGATAAAACAGGAAGGTTCATTCCCTATCTACATCACACTCCCGATGGAAAAATCAATTTTGAACCCCTTGTTGATTATGATAATCCAAATGGCGCAGGTGATTTTTATCTCCAAGTAAAAAAGACAAATAAAGCCAAAGTGTTTGGTCCTTATGAATACCTAGCTGGTGGGAAAAAAATCCAAATGATTTCACTAGTTGTACCCATTTATCCCAAGGGTAAATTTTTAGGTGCAGCAGGAATTGATTTAGAGATTGGTACCCTCCAGGAAAAAATTGGGGACAACCGGCCATTCCGTGGTCAAGGTTATATCTCCTTTATATCGGATAACGGAACTTATGTGATGTATGGCCAAGACAAAGAAAAACTTGGTAAAAAAATCCAAAACCCAGAACATCTCAAAATATATTTAGAAAAACTGAAACTAGGAGAAATGTTTACCATCCAACATGATGGATACACGGATTATTTTACTCCATTTCATATTGGAAAAGATCCACAATTTTGGGCATTGCAGGTCAGTATCCCAGATTCAATACTCACCGAACAAGTTACAAAAGTAATCCTCAGTTCGGTGACGATCTCTTTACTCATTCTTTTTGTTGTATTGTTTTTCTTAAATTTTGTTTTTAAAAATTTGATTAGTAACCGCTTAAACAAAGCAATCCAATTTTCCTCTCAAATTGCAAGTGGTAATTTATCAACTTCTGCGGACGAAATCAATACTGATGAAATTGGTAGTTTGTTAGATTCGATGAACCAAATGAGAAATAGTTTGGTATCAATCATTGGTGATATCAAACAAACAGTGGAAAAATTGGGTAACCAATCAAAACAAATGGCTTCAACCTCCCAAAACCTATCCGATATTTCTCAAACACAGGCAAGTGCGGCAGAAGAATCTTCAGCTGCCGTAGAAGAATTGTCTGCTTCTGCTGATAATGTTGGTAAATCAATGGAAGAAGCTGTTCTCAAGATGAAAGAAATTGATAAGTCCGTTCTAACACTTCGGGAAGAAGTACAAAACATCAATAAAGAGATGGAATACTTGGCTAAGTTTGCATCGGAATCACGAGAACACGCTTTGGTTGGTGAAACCGCCATGAACGATTCCACAAAAGCGATGGAAGACATTGGTGAAAAAGCGGAACGAATCAGTGAAGTATTGGATATCATAACAGAAATCTCAGAGAAAACGAATTTATTAGCACTCAATGCAGCCATAGAAGCAGCAAGAGCAGGGGATGCAGGACGCGGATTTGCTGTGGTAGCAGAAGAAATTGGTAAACTTGCATTACAAACTGGAACATCAGTGAAAGAAATTGGAGATTTAGTTATTTCTACAAATTCAGCTGTGGAAAATGGAAATCAAAAAGTAACCGAAGCCGCTCAAGTTTTAAATCTATTGAATAATAGGGTAAAAGAATTTGAAACATCCGCAAAACGCGTATTAAATTCAGTTCTCTTGCAGGAAAATAATGCAAAAGACATTGCGCAAAATTCAAATTTACTTACTAACCTAAATTTACAAATTGAAGAAGCAGTGTTTGAACAAAAACGAGCAACAGAAGAAATTTCTAAAACAATCATTAGTATATCCAACGGTACTCAGGATGTTGCCTCGGGATCTGACCAACTAACCATTGTTTCGGCCGAGATCGCTTCACAAGCTTCTTACCTATCCACACAAGTTGAAAAATTCAAATTGAAATAA
- a CDS encoding chloride channel protein, producing the protein MDNIRFGRTNESISFFIRWSLIIMTIAGIVGSISAFFLHALEFVSKVRENHVQLLYFLPLAGLFIGWFYHHFGSKANKGNNLLLEEIHSPSSVIPIRMTPFVLVGTLITHLFGGSAGREGTAVQMGGSIAHQIVRVIPMTKEEQESLIILGMSAGFSAVFGTPIAAAIFSIEVILVGSYRWKLFLPSLITAWLSHEVCLSWNVTHSHFPKVSFDWNFTSLVSIFVLAIVSGFVAKSFIHLLHFFSSFGKKWILYPPFRPIIGGIILVCFFMFGLSLDYFGLGVKTIQNAFIEPLPKESFVWKLLLTTITIGFGFKGGEVTPLFFIGATLGNLLATLDPIHLALFASVGFISVFSGATNTPLACAIMGMELFGYECGILYLVVTQIAFIISGHTSIYSSQIIAKNKLFRSTKDVGKRISDL; encoded by the coding sequence ATGGACAACATTCGTTTCGGACGAACCAATGAATCTATTTCTTTTTTTATTCGATGGTCACTGATCATCATGACAATCGCTGGTATTGTGGGAAGTATCTCTGCTTTCTTTTTACATGCATTGGAATTTGTTTCCAAGGTAAGAGAAAATCACGTTCAACTTTTATACTTTTTACCATTAGCAGGTTTATTCATTGGATGGTTTTACCACCACTTCGGATCAAAAGCAAATAAAGGGAACAATCTATTATTAGAAGAAATCCATTCGCCAAGTTCAGTAATTCCCATTAGAATGACCCCTTTTGTGTTAGTTGGAACTCTCATCACTCACTTATTTGGTGGATCAGCAGGTAGGGAAGGGACAGCAGTGCAAATGGGTGGTTCCATTGCCCATCAAATTGTTCGGGTCATCCCAATGACAAAGGAAGAACAAGAGAGTTTGATCATTCTAGGAATGAGTGCTGGTTTTTCTGCTGTATTTGGTACTCCTATCGCAGCCGCTATCTTTTCCATTGAAGTGATTTTGGTTGGTTCCTATCGTTGGAAACTTTTTTTGCCATCACTCATCACAGCATGGTTATCACATGAAGTGTGTTTGTCTTGGAACGTGACTCATTCCCACTTTCCGAAAGTTTCGTTTGATTGGAATTTTACATCCTTGGTAAGTATTTTTGTATTGGCGATTGTTTCTGGTTTTGTTGCCAAAAGTTTCATTCATCTCCTACATTTCTTTTCCTCATTCGGAAAAAAATGGATTTTATACCCTCCCTTTCGGCCTATCATCGGTGGAATTATTTTGGTTTGTTTTTTTATGTTCGGATTGAGTTTGGATTATTTTGGTCTTGGTGTAAAAACCATACAAAACGCTTTCATAGAACCGTTACCAAAAGAGTCATTTGTTTGGAAACTCCTCTTAACTACAATTACCATTGGATTTGGATTCAAAGGTGGAGAAGTCACTCCTCTTTTTTTCATAGGAGCTACACTCGGGAATTTATTGGCAACCCTTGATCCAATCCATCTGGCATTATTTGCAAGTGTTGGTTTTATCTCTGTTTTTTCGGGAGCAACCAATACTCCTTTGGCCTGTGCCATTATGGGGATGGAATTATTTGGATATGAATGTGGAATCCTTTATTTGGTCGTAACACAAATCGCGTTCATCATCTCAGGCCACACAAGTATCTATTCCTCACAAATCATAGCTAAAAATAAATTATTTCGCTCTACAAAGGATGTTGGGAAACGAATTTCGGATTTGTAA
- a CDS encoding HpcH/HpaI aldolase/citrate lyase family protein, whose translation MALTHPQSALFAGEKPFPIIPACEHFAGSEKLITKALELQNKLGGLFDITMDCEDGAQTGKEKEHAEMIVRIQNSELNKHKMSGVRIHDYTNEHWRGDIDIIVPGAGNVIAYITIPKPTKASQVKEQITYIQDACKKAGIKREIPIHVLIETHGALNDVFEIASLPWLQVLDFGLMDFISGHHGAIPASCMKSPGQFDHELLRRAKSTMVAAALMNGVIPAHNVTLDLKNTYQTYQDAKRAHDEFGFLRMWSIYPAQIQSILDAMAPNFAETQTACDILIKAQDADWGPIQHDGDLHDRATYRYFWELVQRAKLTGQKLPDEVEKRFFSK comes from the coding sequence ATGGCACTGACTCACCCGCAATCAGCTCTCTTTGCAGGAGAAAAACCTTTCCCTATCATCCCTGCTTGTGAACACTTCGCTGGATCTGAAAAACTCATCACAAAAGCACTCGAGTTACAAAACAAACTTGGCGGACTTTTCGACATTACGATGGACTGTGAAGACGGTGCTCAAACAGGGAAAGAAAAAGAACATGCAGAAATGATTGTTCGCATTCAAAACTCTGAACTCAACAAACATAAGATGAGTGGTGTTCGTATTCATGACTATACCAACGAACATTGGAGAGGTGATATTGATATCATCGTTCCAGGTGCTGGAAACGTAATCGCTTATATCACAATTCCAAAACCTACAAAAGCAAGCCAAGTGAAAGAACAAATCACTTATATCCAAGATGCTTGCAAAAAAGCTGGGATCAAAAGAGAAATCCCAATTCACGTTTTGATTGAAACTCACGGTGCATTAAACGATGTATTCGAAATCGCAAGCCTTCCATGGTTACAAGTTTTGGATTTTGGACTTATGGATTTTATCTCTGGTCACCATGGTGCAATTCCTGCTTCCTGCATGAAGTCACCTGGTCAATTTGATCACGAATTATTAAGACGTGCAAAATCAACTATGGTTGCAGCAGCACTTATGAATGGAGTGATCCCTGCACACAACGTAACTTTGGATTTAAAAAACACTTACCAAACATACCAGGATGCAAAACGTGCTCATGATGAATTTGGTTTCTTACGTATGTGGTCAATTTATCCAGCACAAATCCAATCGATTTTAGATGCGATGGCACCTAACTTTGCAGAAACTCAAACTGCTTGTGATATTCTTATCAAAGCACAAGATGCTGATTGGGGACCAATCCAACATGATGGAGACCTTCATGACCGAGCAACTTACCGTTATTTCTGGGAACTAGTCCAAAGAGCAAAACTCACAGGTCAAAAACTTCCAGACGAAGTTGAAAAAAGATTTTTCTCAAAATAG
- a CDS encoding 1-acyl-sn-glycerol-3-phosphate acyltransferase, with the protein MGKLQFFVVLCYAIPVLVILFPIGLTFSYLFKITKLDRWSNRINNFLGYFWYRSFFILTGRTLDFSQGDWNPNGNNRFLICNHTNALEVPLIVSLPYLTKSKDVRLSYLGGDIIQRYKIIPLMMHKTIVEAVIYSEKKPNFRNFKTDVLRVLKTRSIFLYPEGERTFTEEIQPFQTGVMKIAYKFNIDLDVFVVSGFMGYSSLPEYQHLTKSKTIYFHYCGSILAKDYPTFEEYLAKAETLMKEKKQILETKEKTSILQN; encoded by the coding sequence ATGGGCAAACTTCAATTTTTTGTCGTTTTATGTTATGCAATTCCTGTTTTAGTGATCCTATTTCCAATTGGTCTGACATTTTCTTATCTATTTAAGATTACAAAACTAGATCGATGGTCCAACCGAATTAACAATTTTTTAGGATATTTTTGGTACCGTTCTTTTTTCATTTTAACTGGTAGAACACTTGATTTTTCGCAAGGAGATTGGAATCCAAATGGAAACAATCGTTTTCTCATTTGTAACCATACGAATGCATTAGAAGTACCTTTGATTGTTTCCTTACCGTATCTCACCAAATCGAAAGATGTTCGACTTTCGTACTTAGGTGGTGATATCATCCAAAGGTATAAAATCATTCCACTCATGATGCATAAAACCATAGTGGAAGCAGTTATTTACTCAGAAAAAAAACCAAATTTTCGAAATTTTAAAACTGATGTTCTTCGCGTTTTAAAAACTAGGTCCATTTTTTTATATCCGGAAGGGGAACGAACTTTTACGGAAGAAATTCAACCATTCCAAACAGGAGTGATGAAAATTGCGTATAAATTTAACATTGATTTAGATGTGTTTGTTGTCAGTGGTTTTATGGGATATTCCAGTTTGCCAGAATACCAACACCTAACAAAATCAAAAACGATATACTTTCACTACTGTGGTTCAATCTTAGCAAAAGATTATCCAACATTTGAAGAATACCTCGCTAAGGCAGAGACTTTAATGAAAGAAAAAAAGCAGATATTGGAAACAAAGGAAAAAACATCCATTCTACAAAATTAA
- a CDS encoding nitrilase-related carbon-nitrogen hydrolase produces MNLLSNQWFLLLVSGIFLGFTGMNWNISIFAWFAFVPLLRYVRLGFSFKLLFLSLILIQIFSTMRIVSEPFHVWIAIISGIQAGIVFSLLLWIWNLIRKQYGMIVSHILFFSFTCTILEWIGAYHSDLGVWGMLANSQLGNLVLLQSASLFGATGVSFVLYLFNGTFEQMLSELLDQKQISRSTRLYISFTLIFVVSLYFYGTFRLSLPITGKQIKVATITTKMDIQSLWKNPVENNKNTELTIEKTKIAAKEGAKIVVWNEGAVLVSKEKESDLLNSLVSMAKEEKIELVAAYIIQIKDNEFFFDNKLVWLSNQGQLRQTYHKQFIVPFEPVSKIHSEIQSIETEFGKMSVAICYDFDSLKVSDVHSESGSGITLIPSSDWKGINPFHTEMATIRGIENGSSIVRSARSGLSGIFDAYGRAKGTLDYFEENDGILVSSVSTSKINTLYSQFGNWIVGIGLFHFVFSGFQILRIVRKNRIRAQN; encoded by the coding sequence ATGAATTTATTATCGAATCAATGGTTTTTACTTTTAGTAAGTGGAATCTTTTTGGGATTCACAGGCATGAATTGGAATATTTCCATTTTTGCCTGGTTTGCCTTTGTTCCTCTATTAAGATACGTTCGTTTAGGTTTTTCTTTTAAGTTACTTTTCCTTAGTTTGATTTTAATACAAATTTTTTCTACAATGCGCATTGTAAGTGAACCTTTTCATGTTTGGATCGCCATTATATCTGGTATCCAAGCTGGAATTGTATTTTCACTATTACTATGGATTTGGAACTTAATTCGTAAACAATATGGAATGATCGTTTCGCATATTTTGTTTTTTTCATTTACCTGTACAATTTTAGAATGGATTGGTGCTTATCATTCAGACCTTGGTGTTTGGGGAATGTTAGCAAATAGCCAATTGGGAAATTTGGTTTTATTGCAGTCGGCATCTTTATTTGGAGCAACTGGCGTTAGTTTTGTTCTTTATTTGTTTAATGGAACTTTTGAACAAATGTTAAGTGAACTTTTGGATCAGAAACAGATTTCAAGATCTACTCGTTTGTATATTTCGTTCACTCTAATTTTTGTGGTGAGTTTATATTTTTATGGAACATTCAGATTGAGTTTACCAATTACTGGGAAACAGATAAAAGTAGCCACTATCACAACTAAAATGGATATCCAATCTTTATGGAAAAATCCAGTCGAAAATAATAAAAACACTGAGTTAACAATCGAGAAAACTAAAATTGCTGCCAAGGAAGGAGCAAAGATAGTTGTTTGGAATGAAGGTGCAGTTCTTGTTTCAAAAGAAAAGGAATCAGATCTTTTGAACTCACTTGTTTCCATGGCAAAAGAAGAAAAGATCGAATTGGTAGCGGCTTATATCATCCAAATCAAGGATAACGAGTTTTTTTTTGATAATAAATTAGTATGGCTTTCGAATCAAGGGCAATTGAGGCAAACCTATCATAAACAATTTATTGTACCATTTGAACCTGTTTCAAAAATACACTCTGAAATCCAATCGATTGAAACAGAGTTCGGAAAAATGTCAGTTGCGATTTGTTATGATTTCGACAGTTTGAAGGTATCAGATGTTCATTCCGAATCTGGGTCAGGTATCACTTTAATTCCTTCATCTGATTGGAAAGGAATCAATCCATTCCATACAGAAATGGCAACCATTCGCGGAATTGAAAATGGGTCATCTATAGTCCGTTCTGCGAGGAGCGGATTATCTGGAATATTTGATGCCTATGGTAGGGCCAAAGGAACACTTGACTACTTTGAAGAGAATGATGGAATTTTAGTTTCCTCAGTTTCAACCTCGAAAATAAACACCCTTTATTCTCAATTTGGCAATTGGATTGTTGGAATAGGATTGTTTCATTTTGTTTTTTCGGGTTTTCAAATACTTCGAATTGTCAGAAAAAATAGGATAAGAGCTCAAAATTAG
- a CDS encoding PAS domain S-box protein, with protein sequence MTLIADKSILLVEDEAILALYEKNQLEQGGYKVTHVPSGENAIQLVIKDENPFDLILMDIDLGKGLDGTETATHILNHKEIPIVFLSSHTEREIVKKTESITSYGYVVKNSGFTVLDASIKMAFKLFEANELTKSKKEHLETVLHSIGDGVIATDRDGKVIRINPVAEKLTGWSHEDGLGHEINEVFNIVNVKTRKKVENPVEIVLKTNSVVALANHTVLISKNGSEFQISDSGSPIKDLNGDTKGVVLVFRDITAEYNVQSQIAKQANMLDNVLDAVIGTDFTQNINYWNKAAEKIFLWKAEEVFGKNIIEILKTKYSMFSSQQVIEKVNLEGSFIGEVVQEAKDGSIRNIEINLVLLNDESDLPTGYIFVARDISDRLKALNQILESEAKLTQIIDSAMDAIISIDTTKKIVLFNGAAEKMFGYESKEIIGKPLDQLIPETFRKQHDNHIDQFGKTGVSRRAMGALGQISGLRFNGEEFPIEASISQISVNGEALYTVILRDVSVRNISESRIQRLLHEKENILKEIHHRVKNNMSSLFTLLTLQARSQDNLSVQTILYEAAGRIKSMIVLYDKLYHSETDNSVSIQDYFPSICTEIVSIFPKNVEVKLDILQDTIELNAKLLSSVGIILNELITNSMKHAFSETAMPEIRVRIFKSQNQLVLEYSDNGIGIPDSISFQNTPGFGLQLIGMLVEQIEGKIQIERINFPKFVLELKI encoded by the coding sequence ATGACACTCATAGCAGACAAATCCATCTTACTTGTGGAAGATGAAGCTATATTAGCTCTCTATGAAAAAAACCAGTTGGAGCAAGGTGGGTACAAGGTGACACATGTCCCAAGTGGTGAAAATGCAATTCAATTGGTGATCAAGGATGAAAATCCCTTTGATTTGATTCTTATGGACATTGATTTGGGAAAAGGATTGGATGGAACAGAAACTGCCACACATATCCTCAATCATAAAGAAATTCCAATAGTCTTTTTATCTTCCCATACAGAAAGGGAAATCGTAAAAAAAACGGAAAGTATCACTTCCTATGGTTATGTGGTAAAAAATTCAGGTTTCACTGTATTAGATGCATCAATCAAAATGGCCTTCAAACTTTTTGAGGCAAATGAACTTACTAAAAGTAAAAAAGAACATTTAGAGACCGTATTACACTCCATTGGTGACGGAGTGATAGCGACAGACAGGGATGGCAAAGTCATCAGAATCAATCCAGTTGCTGAAAAATTGACAGGTTGGAGCCATGAAGATGGACTCGGACATGAGATCAATGAAGTCTTTAATATCGTCAATGTCAAAACTCGTAAAAAAGTTGAAAATCCAGTAGAGATCGTTTTAAAAACTAATTCAGTCGTCGCCTTGGCAAATCATACGGTTTTGATTTCAAAAAATGGATCTGAGTTTCAAATTTCTGACTCAGGTTCGCCTATCAAAGATTTAAATGGTGATACAAAAGGAGTTGTTTTAGTTTTTCGAGATATTACTGCCGAATACAATGTACAAAGCCAAATCGCCAAACAAGCAAATATGTTGGATAATGTTTTGGATGCGGTGATTGGAACTGATTTTACTCAAAATATCAATTATTGGAATAAAGCTGCAGAAAAAATTTTCCTATGGAAAGCAGAAGAAGTGTTTGGGAAGAATATTATAGAAATCTTAAAGACAAAGTATAGTATGTTCTCCAGCCAACAAGTGATCGAAAAAGTAAATTTAGAAGGAAGTTTCATAGGGGAAGTTGTCCAAGAAGCAAAAGATGGAAGTATCAGAAATATTGAAATCAATTTAGTTCTTTTGAATGATGAATCGGATCTTCCAACTGGTTATATATTTGTTGCAAGAGATATTTCTGATCGTTTAAAAGCACTCAATCAAATTCTTGAATCAGAAGCAAAATTAACACAGATCATCGATTCAGCAATGGACGCCATTATTAGTATCGATACTACGAAAAAAATCGTTTTGTTCAATGGTGCGGCAGAAAAAATGTTTGGTTATGAATCGAAAGAAATCATTGGAAAACCATTAGACCAACTCATCCCTGAAACCTTTCGGAAACAACACGATAATCATATTGATCAATTTGGCAAAACGGGTGTTAGCAGAAGAGCAATGGGAGCATTGGGTCAAATTAGTGGGCTTCGATTCAATGGTGAAGAATTTCCAATTGAAGCTTCTATTTCCCAAATATCTGTAAATGGTGAAGCTTTATATACTGTAATTTTGAGAGATGTAAGTGTACGTAATATTTCAGAATCTAGAATCCAAAGATTGTTACATGAAAAAGAAAATATCCTGAAAGAAATACACCACCGTGTAAAAAATAATATGAGTTCTTTGTTTACCTTACTTACCTTACAAGCAAGGTCACAAGATAATCTTTCCGTCCAAACAATTCTATATGAAGCTGCGGGACGAATCAAAAGTATGATTGTATTGTATGATAAACTCTATCATTCAGAAACAGACAATAGTGTTTCCATTCAGGATTATTTTCCTTCCATCTGTACAGAGATAGTTTCTATTTTTCCTAAAAATGTGGAAGTGAAACTTGATATCTTGCAAGATACAATTGAGTTAAATGCAAAATTACTTTCCTCTGTTGGAATCATCTTAAACGAACTCATTACAAATTCTATGAAACATGCATTTTCCGAAACTGCAATGCCTGAAATCCGAGTCAGAATTTTTAAATCACAGAATCAATTGGTTTTGGAATACTCTGACAATGGCATTGGAATCCCTGATTCCATTTCATTTCAGAACACTCCTGGTTTTGGTTTACAATTGATTGGTATGCTTGTAGAACAAATCGAAGGGAAGATTCAAATTGAACGGATCAATTTTCCAAAGTTTGTATTAGAGCTTAAGATTTAA
- a CDS encoding FecR family protein: protein MKKLLIIILVTLTFAQCQKFSFGQKESKDETAGAVVTFLQGQVVLMKEGKETFASLGDVVKPGDRILSKLGKVDLQTYRGEIIRIKENSDVIFRDLAGDKQPNTDLYILAGNLLVKSVKLKANQNLSISSPTMVAGVRGTVFSFELEKGSVPKVKVYEGAVAVAFKTGPKLVELNDGLSKENYDQLVKTLEENEIVLESGETMEVNPSLNEMVYIINAKMAASSITKDELAGLTDLYKGISKVESPVTPKEKAEAETLVSIDNSLVQKQVENKAENPAVTQEIVENIEKEHESKRNEALTNITTEAEKMGLQNEEDIQNHYSVLETIHKSNGEVLSGAVVAQLGDIFIVHSTKGVFQLKVDDIEYVEYKNFKVLTKTKK, encoded by the coding sequence ATGAAAAAACTGCTTATCATCATCCTTGTCACTCTCACATTCGCCCAATGCCAAAAATTTTCTTTTGGTCAAAAAGAATCAAAAGATGAAACTGCAGGTGCAGTTGTTACCTTCTTACAAGGCCAAGTGGTCCTGATGAAGGAAGGTAAGGAAACGTTTGCAAGCCTAGGAGATGTCGTAAAACCTGGCGATCGGATTTTATCCAAACTTGGGAAAGTTGACTTACAAACCTACCGCGGTGAAATCATTCGGATCAAAGAAAATTCGGATGTAATATTTCGAGATTTAGCAGGGGACAAACAACCGAATACTGACCTCTACATCTTGGCAGGAAACCTTTTAGTTAAATCAGTAAAATTAAAAGCGAATCAAAATCTATCCATCTCCTCTCCAACAATGGTGGCGGGTGTTAGGGGAACTGTCTTCTCATTTGAATTGGAGAAAGGTTCTGTTCCAAAGGTGAAAGTATACGAAGGAGCAGTTGCTGTTGCCTTTAAGACAGGTCCAAAACTTGTGGAACTTAATGATGGTCTTTCCAAAGAAAACTATGACCAATTGGTGAAAACCTTAGAAGAAAATGAAATTGTCCTTGAATCAGGGGAAACCATGGAAGTGAATCCTTCCCTAAATGAAATGGTTTATATCATCAATGCAAAAATGGCAGCGTCTTCCATCACAAAGGATGAATTAGCTGGTCTTACCGATTTATATAAAGGGATCTCAAAAGTTGAAAGTCCAGTGACTCCCAAAGAAAAAGCAGAAGCAGAGACCCTTGTTTCCATTGATAACTCACTTGTACAAAAACAAGTGGAGAACAAAGCAGAAAACCCAGCTGTTACCCAAGAAATTGTTGAGAACATTGAAAAAGAACACGAGAGCAAACGTAACGAAGCATTAACTAATATTACTACCGAAGCTGAAAAAATGGGACTTCAAAACGAAGAAGACATTCAAAATCATTACAGTGTTTTAGAAACCATTCATAAATCAAATGGAGAAGTTTTATCAGGTGCAGTAGTGGCTCAGTTAGGTGACATTTTTATCGTGCATTCCACCAAAGGAGTTTTCCAACTAAAAGTGGATGATATTGAATACGTAGAATATAAAAATTTCAAAGTGCTAACAAAAACCAAAAAATAA
- a CDS encoding bacitracin resistance protein BacA yields the protein MDPNDIYTPPGGPPPTNPNVKHLYEKWGETNIRQLVSDFYDLIRTSEIRWMFKGDWDLAKEKQADFLIQVLGGPSYYIEKWGPARMRMRHFVFPISEKERTTWFQCYDEALQKFDFDHDDKIDFLYFLDGFSGWMVNRKEPPVEKYSESDTQENG from the coding sequence TTGGATCCAAACGATATTTACACTCCACCAGGCGGACCACCGCCGACCAATCCCAACGTGAAACATCTTTATGAAAAATGGGGGGAAACAAACATCCGTCAGTTAGTTTCCGATTTTTATGATCTGATCCGTACCTCAGAGATCCGTTGGATGTTTAAGGGAGATTGGGATTTGGCAAAAGAGAAACAAGCTGATTTTTTGATTCAGGTGTTAGGTGGTCCAAGTTATTATATCGAAAAATGGGGTCCTGCCAGGATGAGGATGCGTCATTTTGTATTTCCCATCTCAGAAAAAGAAAGGACAACTTGGTTTCAATGTTATGATGAGGCCTTACAAAAATTTGATTTCGATCATGATGACAAAATCGATTTTCTTTACTTTCTGGATGGATTTAGTGGTTGGATGGTGAACCGAAAAGAACCACCAGTGGAAAAGTATTCTGAATCTGATACCCAAGAAAATGGGTAA